In the genome of Flavobacteriaceae bacterium YJPT1-3, the window AGTTCGCTTTCGCGAAAGCGGTCACCCCCTCACGATTGTAACCGCTATTTGCCCGGTAGCCATCAGCATTTAAGCGATTGTAACTGACCCTCAAGCCGTAGGATTCATCGGCCCAGGCCGCGGAAGCCAGTGTGCGCACGGTATTGAACGAGCTCAACTGGGTGGTCAGAGATGCCTCTGTTCGTTGAGGGGTCCTGGCTTGTAGCAGGATGGCCCCTCCCAATCCGGCTCCGTAAATGCTGGAGTTGGGTCCTTTGATCAGGGTGACCGACTCAATAAGACCGGGATCAATATCTTCTAAACTGGTAGTTCCTTCGCCGGTGGTGATGGGTATGCCTTCAAAAAAGGCCTTGATCCTGTTGGTCGAGAACGGACTGCGAGCCCCAATACCACGGATCACTATACGAGCCGTGTTAAGCGCACCCTGTTGCATAAAAACGCCAGGGGTACGATTTAAGGCAGGAGCCAGGCTCGTTTGATCGTATTGCTGCAGTAGCTCAGGTTCAATACGATTTATGGCCGCGGGCAAGGCATCCAGTTGGATGGCTTTTTGAACGGAACCCTGAAGTAAGACTTCCTGCAAAACCAGGCTCGTACTTAGCGAATCTGTGGCGGGAATTTGAGCGTAGCTGACCCCGCTGAGCAGGCCGATTAAAAGGAAGGTAAAGCGCTTCACGTTATTTTTTGGTCCAAGGTACAAAGTCCGTGATCGCCAAGCCCAGTCAACTATGGAATTAGCGAAATTTTAGGAAAGTGCCTTCGCCATGACGTGATAGCGTGGGTCGTCAACATCCTTTTCAATGACCGCTGCTAATTTAGGGGAAGCCTTGATCATGAGCTCCTGGCATTCTTCGCTCAGGTGTTTGATCTTCAGTTTTTTACCAGCAGCCTGGTAGCGCTCGGTTAGTGCAAATAGCGCTTCGAGGGCCGAGTGATCACTTACACGAGACTCGATAAAATCGATCTCCACCCGTTCCGGGTCGTTGTGCACATCAAACTTGCTGTTGAAGGTCTGAATGCTCCCAAAGAACAAAGGTCCCCAAATCTCGTAGACCTTGGTGCCGTCTTCCCGGGTGTGTTTGCGCGCCCGAATACGCTGGGCACTTTGCCAGGCAAATACCAGGGCGCTTACGATCACTCCCGCGATTACGGCAATCGCCAGATCAAAAATGACGGTAAGTGATGAAACCAAAATAAGTACAAAGGCATCCGTACGGGGAATTTTAGGTAGGATCCGAAAGCTGGACCAGGCGAAGGTGCCAATGACCACCATAAACATAACACCCACCAGGGCTGCGATGGGGATGCGTTCGATCAGGCTACTGGCAAAAAGAATGAATAACAACAAGGTTACTGCCGCCGAAATGCCCGACAGACGACCGCGACCGCCTGATTTAATATTGATGATCGACTGTCCGATCATGGCGCAACCTCCCATACCGCCAAAGAGTCCGGTGACGATATTGGCACCCCCTTGTGCCAAGCACTCCCGATTGGAATTACCGCGGGTTTCTGTAAGTTCATCAATGAGGTTGAGCGTCATCAGGGATTCGATCAAGCCAATGGCTGCCAGGATTAATGCATAGGGTCCAATGAATTTTAGAGTTTCCCAGTTAAGGGGAACTTTATTGAAGATGTCTGTCTGGAATTGGGGAAGTCCGCCTTTGAGGCCTTCACCGCCTCCGTCTCTGATAAAACTTCCCACCGTAGCTACATCCAGATTGGCGATGATAGCGATGGCAGCTACCACAATGATGGCTACCAGGGCTTCAGGTAATTTTTTCGTGATCTTGGGTAAGCCCCACATGATGAGCATGGTTAAGCCAACCAAACCGAGCATCAGTAAGAGAGCGGTGCCTTCGATCCAGGTTTTTTCATCTCCGGTTCCGGTTTTGAACATGCCTAACTGAGACAGGAAAATAACGATGGCCAGACCGTTGACAAAGCCCATCATCACCGGGTGGGGAATGAGTCTGACGAATTTGCCTAGCTTAAAGAGTCCCGCCAGCATTTGAATGATCCCCATCAGAATGACCGTGGCA includes:
- a CDS encoding SulP family inorganic anion transporter, which codes for MTEFIRKRAANAKNDLLSGLTVALALVPEAVAFAFVAGVDPLVGLYAAFMIGLITAAFGGRPGMISGATGALAVVMVSLVAEGNDLGDPGEQLGLYYLFATVILMGIIQMLAGLFKLGKFVRLIPHPVMMGFVNGLAIVIFLSQLGMFKTGTGDEKTWIEGTALLLMLGLVGLTMLIMWGLPKITKKLPEALVAIIVVAAIAIIANLDVATVGSFIRDGGGEGLKGGLPQFQTDIFNKVPLNWETLKFIGPYALILAAIGLIESLMTLNLIDELTETRGNSNRECLAQGGANIVTGLFGGMGGCAMIGQSIINIKSGGRGRLSGISAAVTLLLFILFASSLIERIPIAALVGVMFMVVIGTFAWSSFRILPKIPRTDAFVLILVSSLTVIFDLAIAVIAGVIVSALVFAWQSAQRIRARKHTREDGTKVYEIWGPLFFGSIQTFNSKFDVHNDPERVEIDFIESRVSDHSALEALFALTERYQAAGKKLKIKHLSEECQELMIKASPKLAAVIEKDVDDPRYHVMAKALS